A part of bacterium genomic DNA contains:
- a CDS encoding GNAT family N-acetyltransferase has product MNVLTTARLSLAHSTPADLEDMLRLLGDPRVMEFYPEPLDRDGTAAWLLRNRERYEHHGYGIWTARLLGSGQFAGLIGLNPMRLSEREETALAYLLVPELWGHGLATEGAAACRDYALERLGLARIVSPVRPVNSRSVRVLERAGFVPHGRCLLAGFEHVVYVAGEKGELFKLQP; this is encoded by the coding sequence ATGAATGTCCTGACCACCGCGCGGCTCAGCCTCGCGCATTCCACCCCGGCCGACCTGGAGGACATGCTGCGCCTGCTGGGCGACCCGCGGGTGATGGAGTTCTACCCCGAGCCGCTGGACCGGGACGGGACCGCAGCCTGGCTGCTGCGTAACCGTGAGCGCTACGAGCATCACGGCTACGGCATCTGGACCGCCCGGCTCCTCGGCTCCGGCCAGTTCGCCGGCCTGATCGGGTTGAACCCGATGCGCCTGTCCGAGCGGGAGGAGACCGCCCTGGCTTACCTCCTCGTACCCGAACTCTGGGGACACGGCCTGGCCACCGAGGGCGCGGCCGCCTGCCGGGATTACGCCCTGGAACGCCTGGGCCTGGCCCGGATCGTCTCGCCCGTGCGCCCCGTGAACAGCCGCTCGGTCCGCGTGCTGGAACGGGCCGGTTTCGTTCCGCACGGCCGCTGCCTTCTGGCCGGATTCGAGCATGTCGTTTATGTCGCCGGTGAAAAAGGCGAACTCTTCAAGCTTCAGCCCTGA